Within the Mesobacillus boroniphilus genome, the region ACTGGCTCAATCGAATCTTCAGTGAAAAATGAAGAGCAGGATGAGAAGAATGTTTATGAGATGTATTATGAGTATTCCGAGCCAGTCAATAAAGTGGTGCCGCACCGGATTCTGGCGCTCAACCGTGGGGAAAAAGAAGACTTGTTAAGAGTTTCTATTAAACCAAAAACGGATATCATTATGAGCTACTTGCAGCGCAAGTGGATTTCTAAAAATCACTCTGTCACTGCCACAGCAGTAACGGAGGCTATCGAGGACGCATATAAGCGACTGATCCAGCCGTCAATCGAACGCGAAATCAGGAATGAACTGACAGAAAAAGCCGAAGAGCAAGCGATTCACATCTTCTCGGAAAACCTTAGAAAGCTGCTTTTGCAGCCGCCGTTAAAAGGGAAGGTCGTCCTGGGTGTTGACCCGGCATTCAGAACAGGGTGTAAGTTGGCCGCTGTAGATGAAACGGGGAAAGTCTTATCAATCGGTGTGATTTACCCACATACCTCCGGGACAAAAAATACTGAGGCGAAGGAAAAATTCATTAAAGTCCTGAAACACTATGACGTAGAAATGGTTGCAATCGGCAACGGAACTGCTTCCAGGGAAACAGAACAATTTGTGTCAGACATCCTGAAAGAGATGGATAAAGAGATTTACTATCTCATTGTCAATGAAGCAGGTGCGAGTGTTTATTCAGCATCCGATCTTGCCCGCGAAGAATTCCCTAATTTCCAGGTAGAAGAAAGAAGTGCAGTTTCGATTGCCCGCCGTTTGCAGGACCCGCTAGCTGAACTCGTTAAAATAGATCCGAAATCCGTCGGTGTCGGCCAGTACCAGCATGATGTCAGCCAGAAAAAACTATCTGATTCTCTGACATTCGTTGTTGAGACGGCAGTTAACCAGGTCGGTGTCAATGTAAATACAGCTTCTTCTTCATTATTACAGTACGTATCTGGCCTTTCTAAAACAGTAGCCAATAATATAGTTAAGAAACGTGAAGAAGAAGGGAAGTTCACTAGCAGGACCCAACTGAAAAAAATTCCGCGTCTCGGAGCCAAGACATATGAACAGGCAATTGGATTCCTGCGTGTCATCGATGGGAAGGAACCTCTTGACCGTACCGGCATCCACCCAGAAAGTTACGGTGAGGTAAAGCAACTTCTTGATAGCCTGGGATTCAAAACAAAGGACTTAGGAACTCCAGCATTAAAGGACGCGTTAGCTAAAATCAACATCGAACAGACTGCAGATGAATTAGGAATCGGGAAACTTACATTGAAAGATATCATCGATGCACTCGTAAGGCCTGAAAGGGATCCGCGTGACGAGCTTCCATCACCACTATTGAAAAAGGATGTATTGAAGCTTGAGGATCTGAAAAATGGAATGGAGCTTCAGGGTACTGTGCGGAACGTGGTTGACTTCGGCGCTTTCGTCGATATCGGTGTAAAGCAGGATGGACTTGTCCATATCTCAAAGCTAAGCAACCGGTTCGTTAAACACCCGCTGGATATCGTATCTGTTGGTGACGTAGTCACTGTCTGGGTGGATAGTGTCGACCAGAAAAAAG harbors:
- a CDS encoding Tex family protein; its protein translation is MDKQDQYVKIIAKEQSLTAKQVQSVISLIDEGNTVPFIARYRKEMTGALDEVQIRDIVERWQYIQNLEQRKEEVIRLIEEQGKLTDELKTNIEKAIKLQEVEDLYRPYKQKRRTKATVAKEKGLEPLAQWMLELPVNGSLEEKAKEFLSEEKGVESIEDAIAGAKDIIAEVISDDADSRKWIRNETYKTGSIESSVKNEEQDEKNVYEMYYEYSEPVNKVVPHRILALNRGEKEDLLRVSIKPKTDIIMSYLQRKWISKNHSVTATAVTEAIEDAYKRLIQPSIEREIRNELTEKAEEQAIHIFSENLRKLLLQPPLKGKVVLGVDPAFRTGCKLAAVDETGKVLSIGVIYPHTSGTKNTEAKEKFIKVLKHYDVEMVAIGNGTASRETEQFVSDILKEMDKEIYYLIVNEAGASVYSASDLAREEFPNFQVEERSAVSIARRLQDPLAELVKIDPKSVGVGQYQHDVSQKKLSDSLTFVVETAVNQVGVNVNTASSSLLQYVSGLSKTVANNIVKKREEEGKFTSRTQLKKIPRLGAKTYEQAIGFLRVIDGKEPLDRTGIHPESYGEVKQLLDSLGFKTKDLGTPALKDALAKINIEQTADELGIGKLTLKDIIDALVRPERDPRDELPSPLLKKDVLKLEDLKNGMELQGTVRNVVDFGAFVDIGVKQDGLVHISKLSNRFVKHPLDIVSVGDVVTVWVDSVDQKKGRVALTMLKPEQA